From a single Streptomyces sp. 1331.2 genomic region:
- a CDS encoding glycoside hydrolase family 27 protein, which translates to MIIAGTLTVTAVSTPTPAEAVVPPGANGATTPPMGWNSWYFYNNDYSAQNIADQAAGLATPNANLGLNGSGRHKSLADLGYRDVSLDGGWWTQNGTGRDANGVMVPRPGFLTGAQTKAVTLSNGTTVPARALNTMKDLTDYVHALGMQAGMYTDTGATGCGGQHGSGGNEAKDVTTFADWGFDWVKVDHCGGIPSGYSTVMADYKAWGSLTANAKTSTGVTHPLALEICEWGSGAPDGPWTWGGSAARTWRNGRDITGNAGYGTTSNGGATWINWDQVSESFNLNDHPSNEAPGQYNDPDYLLIGPGFGDNPSTGQQQTHGTSGTLWGLTPDEQQSYFGMWAIQGAPLVLATDTTNLTAATAAVVGNESVIAVDQDSAVHQGQKVLDNGSVQVWSKQLAASGTRAVLLVNRSSTPQNHSFTTQNLGLNGTASVQNLYTGANLGTVSSTGAQNFTLAPHQSVMLKLTGATEQQPETVLVPTASGVSQKTWNGSTWSAWQSLALGTAGTTGPGSIKGEPAVVSSPGGTDVFVRGADNALWQNTYKNGAWGSWTSLGGTITASPTAASLGRDRIDVFVRGTDGKVYQKTFQQTPGANDLPAYYYGVNWTSSWAYLDAPDSTTIVGAPAAVASLNRIDVFARGTDNALWQKSYVNGEWTGWTSHGGTLSSSPTAVSGGPGQIEVFAALAPTNSVGQLSWTAAAGWSSSWYDLGRAVAGAPTATQVGARVNVYARATDNTLWQWYRIGTGPSGTWQQLDSTLALTGSPAAAGHL; encoded by the coding sequence ATGATCATCGCCGGAACACTGACGGTCACGGCCGTCAGCACCCCGACCCCTGCCGAGGCGGTGGTCCCGCCCGGCGCGAACGGCGCGACGACGCCGCCGATGGGCTGGAACTCCTGGTACTTCTACAACAACGACTACTCCGCCCAGAACATCGCCGACCAGGCGGCCGGACTCGCGACGCCGAACGCGAACCTCGGGCTCAACGGCTCCGGCCGCCACAAGAGTCTCGCCGACCTCGGCTACCGCGACGTCAGCCTCGACGGCGGCTGGTGGACCCAGAACGGCACCGGGCGCGACGCCAACGGCGTCATGGTCCCCAGGCCCGGCTTCCTGACCGGCGCCCAGACCAAGGCGGTCACGCTGTCCAACGGCACCACCGTCCCCGCGCGCGCGTTGAACACCATGAAGGACCTCACCGACTACGTGCACGCCCTCGGCATGCAGGCGGGCATGTACACCGACACCGGCGCCACCGGCTGCGGCGGCCAGCACGGCAGCGGCGGCAACGAGGCCAAGGACGTGACCACGTTCGCGGACTGGGGCTTCGACTGGGTGAAGGTCGACCACTGCGGCGGCATCCCGTCCGGTTACAGCACGGTCATGGCGGACTACAAGGCCTGGGGCAGCCTGACGGCCAACGCGAAGACCTCCACCGGGGTGACGCACCCGCTGGCGCTGGAGATCTGCGAGTGGGGATCGGGCGCTCCGGACGGCCCGTGGACGTGGGGTGGCTCGGCGGCCCGCACCTGGCGCAACGGGCGCGACATCACGGGCAACGCCGGCTACGGGACGACGTCCAACGGCGGCGCGACGTGGATCAACTGGGATCAGGTCTCCGAGAGTTTCAACCTGAACGACCACCCCAGCAACGAAGCCCCCGGCCAGTACAACGACCCGGACTACCTGCTGATCGGGCCCGGCTTCGGCGACAACCCGAGCACCGGGCAGCAGCAGACCCACGGCACCTCCGGCACCCTCTGGGGTCTCACCCCGGACGAGCAGCAGTCCTACTTCGGGATGTGGGCCATCCAGGGCGCGCCGCTCGTGCTGGCCACCGATACCACCAACCTGACCGCGGCGACCGCGGCCGTCGTCGGCAACGAGTCCGTGATCGCCGTCGACCAGGACAGCGCCGTCCACCAGGGGCAGAAGGTCCTGGACAACGGCAGCGTCCAGGTCTGGTCCAAGCAGTTGGCGGCCTCCGGCACCCGGGCCGTCCTGCTGGTGAACCGCAGCAGCACCCCGCAGAACCACTCGTTCACCACGCAGAACCTCGGCCTGAACGGCACCGCCTCGGTGCAGAACCTCTACACCGGCGCGAACCTGGGCACCGTCAGCTCGACCGGCGCCCAGAACTTCACCCTGGCCCCCCACCAGTCCGTGATGCTCAAGCTCACCGGCGCCACCGAGCAGCAGCCGGAGACGGTCCTCGTCCCGACCGCGTCCGGTGTGAGCCAGAAGACCTGGAACGGCAGCACCTGGTCGGCCTGGCAGAGCCTGGCGCTGGGCACCGCCGGCACCACCGGCCCCGGCTCGATCAAGGGCGAACCCGCCGTCGTCTCCAGCCCGGGCGGCACCGACGTGTTCGTCCGGGGCGCGGACAACGCGCTGTGGCAGAACACCTACAAGAACGGCGCCTGGGGCAGCTGGACCAGCCTCGGCGGCACCATCACGGCCAGCCCCACCGCGGCGAGCCTCGGACGTGACCGCATCGACGTGTTCGTCCGCGGCACGGACGGCAAGGTGTACCAGAAGACCTTCCAGCAGACGCCCGGCGCGAACGACCTCCCGGCCTACTACTACGGCGTCAACTGGACGAGCAGTTGGGCGTACCTGGACGCACCCGACTCGACGACCATCGTCGGCGCCCCCGCCGCGGTGGCCTCGCTCAACCGGATCGACGTCTTCGCCCGCGGCACCGACAACGCGCTGTGGCAGAAGAGCTACGTCAACGGTGAGTGGACGGGCTGGACCAGCCACGGCGGCACGCTCTCCTCGTCGCCGACAGCGGTCAGCGGCGGCCCCGGCCAGATCGAGGTGTTCGCCGCTCTGGCGCCCACCAACAGTGTCGGCCAGCTCAGCTGGACTGCCGCAGCCGGCTGGTCGTCCTCCTGGTACGACCTCGGCCGCGCCGTGGCCGGTGCGCCGACCGCGACGCAGGTGGGTGCCCGGGTCAACGTCTACGCCCGGGCCACCGACAACACCCTGTGGCAGTGGTACCGGATCGGTACCGGACCGTCCGGAACCTGGCAGCAACTGGACAGCACCCTGGCACTGACCGGTAGCCCCGCAGCGGCCGGCCACCTCTAG
- a CDS encoding bifunctional 4-hydroxy-2-oxoglutarate aldolase/2-dehydro-3-deoxy-phosphogluconate aldolase, with the protein MHLTELPYRTLAIVRGSNRDAALRTVLVLAEEGITAAEVSLTTPDALWVIEQARRELGPHATLGAGTVLTGEDAARAADAGASFLVTPGLGDDLRRTTSELPLLIGALTPSEVIAATENGALAVKLFPASLGGPGYLKALRDPFPGVPFVSVGGVDAALARTYLAAGAVAVGVGSPLVGDAAGGGDLNALRARAAGWRTALTEEIAA; encoded by the coding sequence ATGCACCTGACCGAACTGCCGTACCGGACCCTGGCCATCGTGCGCGGCAGCAACCGCGACGCGGCGCTGCGCACCGTGCTCGTGCTCGCCGAAGAGGGCATCACCGCCGCCGAGGTGTCGCTGACCACCCCCGACGCCCTGTGGGTGATCGAGCAGGCCCGCCGCGAACTCGGCCCGCACGCCACGCTCGGCGCCGGCACCGTGCTGACCGGCGAGGACGCCGCTCGCGCCGCCGACGCCGGCGCGAGCTTCCTCGTCACTCCCGGCCTCGGCGACGACCTGCGCCGCACGACCTCGGAACTGCCCTTGCTGATCGGCGCACTGACACCCAGCGAGGTGATCGCCGCGACCGAGAACGGCGCTCTCGCCGTCAAGCTCTTCCCCGCTTCCCTGGGCGGCCCCGGCTACCTGAAGGCCTTGCGCGACCCCTTCCCCGGCGTGCCGTTCGTCTCCGTCGGCGGGGTTGACGCCGCCCTGGCGCGCACCTACCTCGCAGCCGGCGCGGTCGCCGTGGGCGTCGGCTCACCGCTGGTCGGCGACGCCGCCGGCGGCGGAGACCTGAACGCCCTTCGTGCGCGCGCCGCTGGCTGGCGCACCGCCCTGACCGAGGAGATCGCGGCATGA
- a CDS encoding ABC transporter permease → MTTALSVDREPDQSGGRPAPAADTRNWLARTGGQNLGLIGAMALVLAVFGWLNPNYLSWNNIQVIAEAATISGLLAVVQTVVIICGGLDISVGSQAGLASVTSAMVFTSTGSNSLLGIGAAVAIGAGIGIFNGVVIIHGRVNPTIATLAGLAAYKGVAQLISNGSAQGYVLNDSLFVFLSRGKIAGLPVMVWLLLLVAAAVHVLLRYTDIGRNIYALGGNDTAARLAGINLNKYLIAVYALSGMVAALAGVLLTARTGSGQPVSGSEGLELQAITAAALGGCALKGGKGGVGGTLLAVALLGALQNGLTVQGINAFWQNVAQGALLVAAVVIQQRRARERAVGLPA, encoded by the coding sequence ATGACGACTGCCCTCTCCGTCGACCGAGAGCCCGATCAGAGCGGCGGCCGGCCGGCGCCTGCCGCCGACACCCGCAACTGGCTGGCCCGGACGGGCGGTCAGAACCTGGGCCTGATCGGCGCCATGGCCCTGGTGCTCGCCGTGTTCGGGTGGCTCAACCCCAACTACCTGAGCTGGAACAACATCCAGGTCATCGCCGAGGCCGCCACCATCTCCGGCCTGCTCGCGGTCGTCCAGACCGTCGTGATCATCTGCGGCGGCCTCGACATCTCCGTCGGCTCCCAGGCCGGCCTGGCCTCCGTCACCAGTGCCATGGTCTTCACCTCCACCGGCTCCAACTCCCTCCTCGGGATCGGCGCCGCCGTCGCCATCGGCGCCGGGATCGGCATCTTCAACGGTGTCGTCATCATCCACGGCCGGGTCAACCCGACCATCGCCACCCTCGCCGGCCTCGCCGCCTACAAGGGCGTCGCCCAGCTCATCTCCAACGGCTCCGCGCAGGGCTACGTGCTCAACGACAGCCTGTTCGTCTTCCTGAGCCGGGGCAAGATCGCGGGCCTGCCGGTCATGGTCTGGCTGCTGCTGCTCGTCGCGGCCGCCGTGCACGTCCTGCTCAGGTACACCGACATCGGCCGCAACATCTACGCCCTCGGCGGCAACGACACCGCCGCCCGCCTGGCCGGCATCAACCTCAACAAGTACCTGATCGCCGTCTATGCACTCAGCGGCATGGTCGCCGCCCTCGCCGGCGTCCTGCTCACCGCCCGCACCGGCTCCGGCCAGCCCGTCTCCGGCAGCGAAGGCCTCGAACTCCAGGCCATCACCGCCGCCGCCCTCGGCGGCTGCGCCCTCAAGGGCGGCAAGGGTGGCGTCGGCGGCACCCTGCTGGCGGTCGCCCTGCTGGGAGCCCTCCAGAACGGCCTCACCGTGCAGGGCATCAACGCCTTCTGGCAGAACGTCGCCCAGGGCGCCCTGCTGGTCGCCGCCGTCGTGATCCAGCAGCGCCGCGCCCGCGAACGCGCCGTCGGCCTGCCCGCTTAG
- a CDS encoding SDR family NAD(P)-dependent oxidoreductase produces the protein MTEQTCRRFQGHVALITGAASGIGAATARRLAAEGAAVIAVDIADSAGRAVVEAITAEGGQAEYRHGDVTSAAMWDELAGHVRSRYGRLDVLHSNAYAVVVKPAHELTEIEWDTQLAVTLKASWLAVRAFAGTLRDSEGSVVLTSSVHALVGLPGHPAYAAAKGALCAMGRQLAVEYGPQVRVNTVVPGPIMTAAWDRVDEAGRADSVAETVAKRFGRPDEVAAAVAFLASSDASYVTGANLVVDGGWSVVKASS, from the coding sequence GTGACTGAGCAGACCTGTCGAAGATTCCAGGGCCATGTCGCCCTGATCACCGGTGCCGCCAGCGGCATCGGCGCCGCCACCGCGCGGCGACTGGCCGCCGAGGGTGCGGCCGTCATCGCCGTCGACATCGCCGATTCGGCCGGCCGCGCCGTGGTCGAGGCCATCACCGCCGAGGGTGGTCAGGCCGAGTACCGGCACGGCGACGTGACCTCGGCGGCCATGTGGGACGAGCTGGCCGGGCACGTGCGCAGCCGCTACGGGCGGCTGGACGTGCTGCACAGCAACGCCTACGCGGTGGTGGTCAAGCCCGCTCACGAACTGACCGAGATCGAGTGGGACACCCAGCTCGCGGTCACCCTCAAGGCCTCCTGGCTGGCGGTGCGGGCCTTCGCCGGAACCCTGCGGGACAGCGAGGGCTCGGTGGTGCTCACCTCCTCGGTGCACGCGCTGGTCGGGCTGCCGGGCCACCCCGCGTACGCCGCCGCCAAGGGCGCGCTGTGCGCGATGGGCCGTCAACTCGCAGTCGAGTACGGCCCGCAGGTACGGGTCAACACCGTGGTGCCCGGGCCGATCATGACCGCGGCCTGGGACCGGGTGGACGAGGCCGGGCGGGCCGACAGCGTCGCCGAGACGGTGGCCAAGCGCTTCGGCCGGCCCGACGAGGTCGCGGCGGCGGTGGCCTTCCTCGCCTCCTCGGACGCCTCCTACGTCACCGGGGCGAACCTGGTGGTGGACGGCGGCTGGTCCGTCGTCAAGGCATCATCCTGA
- the dgoD gene encoding galactonate dehydratase: MKITSLETFLVAPRWLFLRIATDEGITGWGEPVVEGRAETVQAAVHELADYLVGQDPLRIEHHWQTLTKGGFYRGGPVLSSAVAGIDQALWDIAGKTCGVPVHQLLGGHVRDRVRVYAWIGGDSPAHVAELAQAQVDAGFTAVKMNGSAQLRPIDTPAQTRAVIDRVAAVREVLGDERDVAIDFHGRMSTAMSRRVLPLLEPLHPLFVEEPVLPEHSRDLRRLVDSTSVPLAVGERLYSRSDFRDVLATGIAVAQPDPSHAGGISEVRRIAALAEVHDVTMAPHCPLGPIALAASLQLAFSIPNFLIQEQSLGIHYNRGNDLLDYLLDPEPFRFTDGHAVRPTGPGLGIEIDEAAVRRAAETGHRWRNPVWHHTDGSFAEW; the protein is encoded by the coding sequence ATGAAGATCACATCACTGGAGACGTTCCTCGTCGCTCCGCGCTGGCTGTTTCTGCGCATCGCCACCGACGAGGGGATCACCGGCTGGGGCGAGCCCGTCGTGGAGGGCCGCGCCGAGACCGTCCAGGCCGCCGTCCACGAACTCGCCGACTACCTCGTCGGACAGGACCCGCTGCGCATCGAGCACCACTGGCAGACCCTCACCAAGGGCGGCTTCTACCGGGGCGGCCCGGTGCTCTCCAGCGCGGTCGCCGGCATCGACCAGGCCCTGTGGGACATCGCCGGCAAGACCTGCGGCGTCCCCGTCCACCAGCTGCTCGGCGGCCACGTCCGCGACCGGGTGCGGGTGTACGCCTGGATCGGCGGTGACAGCCCGGCCCACGTCGCCGAACTCGCCCAGGCCCAGGTCGACGCCGGCTTCACCGCCGTCAAGATGAACGGGTCCGCGCAGCTGCGCCCCATCGACACCCCCGCCCAGACCCGGGCCGTCATCGACCGGGTGGCCGCCGTGCGCGAGGTCCTCGGCGACGAGCGCGACGTGGCGATCGACTTCCACGGCCGGATGTCCACCGCCATGTCCCGGAGGGTGCTGCCCCTGCTGGAGCCCCTGCACCCGCTGTTCGTCGAGGAGCCCGTCCTCCCCGAACACTCCCGCGACCTGCGCCGGCTGGTGGACTCGACATCCGTTCCACTGGCCGTGGGCGAACGGCTGTACTCCCGCTCGGACTTCCGTGACGTGCTCGCCACCGGCATCGCCGTCGCCCAGCCCGACCCCTCGCACGCCGGCGGCATCTCCGAGGTCCGGCGCATCGCGGCCCTGGCCGAGGTCCACGACGTCACGATGGCCCCGCACTGCCCGCTCGGCCCGATCGCCCTCGCCGCCAGCCTCCAACTCGCTTTCTCCATACCGAACTTCCTCATCCAGGAACAGAGCCTCGGGATCCACTACAACCGCGGCAACGACCTGCTGGACTACCTGCTCGACCCCGAGCCGTTCCGCTTCACCGACGGCCACGCCGTCCGACCCACGGGCCCCGGCCTGGGCATCGAGATCGACGAGGCCGCCGTGCGCCGCGCCGCCGAGACCGGACACCGCTGGCGCAACCCCGTCTGGCACCACACGGACGGGTCGTTCGCGGAATGGTGA
- a CDS encoding FadR/GntR family transcriptional regulator, giving the protein MNNPVRGLHRQAVEVIGEQIVRGTYAPGDSLHPDRIEQELGVSKTVVREALRVLASKGLIDSRQKRGTFVRPRADWNLLDSDLLRWQGRGIPDEAFLDNLGEVRGIVEPAGARLAAERRDEADLAALEDALDQMAAAGSDAHAAVEADLAFHRALLAAAHNELLTRMEVVIEAGLRVRDHIVHSADNSADAVPAHRAVLDAVRAQDADAAARAVEELLAQAAADLHQLTVDADRGDTG; this is encoded by the coding sequence GTGAACAACCCGGTACGAGGCCTGCACAGGCAAGCCGTCGAGGTGATCGGCGAGCAGATCGTCCGAGGCACCTACGCCCCGGGCGACTCGCTCCACCCCGACCGCATCGAGCAGGAACTCGGCGTCAGCAAGACCGTCGTGCGCGAGGCGCTACGGGTCCTGGCGTCCAAGGGGCTGATCGACTCTCGCCAGAAGCGCGGCACCTTCGTGCGACCGCGCGCCGACTGGAACCTGCTGGACAGCGACCTCCTGCGCTGGCAGGGCCGGGGCATCCCCGACGAGGCCTTCCTGGACAACCTCGGCGAGGTCCGCGGCATCGTCGAACCGGCCGGGGCACGGCTGGCCGCCGAACGCCGCGACGAGGCCGACCTCGCCGCGCTGGAGGACGCCCTCGACCAGATGGCGGCCGCAGGCAGTGACGCCCACGCCGCGGTCGAGGCCGACCTCGCCTTCCACCGCGCGCTGCTGGCCGCCGCCCACAACGAACTCCTCACACGTATGGAGGTCGTGATCGAGGCCGGCCTGCGGGTGCGCGACCACATCGTGCACAGCGCCGACAACAGCGCCGACGCCGTCCCTGCACACCGGGCCGTCCTCGACGCCGTCCGCGCCCAGGACGCCGACGCAGCCGCCCGCGCCGTCGAGGAACTGCTCGCCCAGGCAGCCGCCGACCTCCACCAGCTGACCGTCGACGCCGACCGGGGAGACACCGGATGA
- a CDS encoding substrate-binding domain-containing protein, which produces MITARTRGAAAVLGAAVVLGLTACSTGQTSSSGAGPAPVAPVTGKVSLTYLQKQGDQQYFIDEANGAKAKAAELGIDLKVVNLGNDANKTVSEVQSAIAQKTNGLIVVVPDPAVGPQVVQTARDAKVALLTSDDQVCTNSPTPANCDKANLVPRIGFSGRQMGAEVGKRAAEDFKKAGWNAADTRVISASKQDVTVCGDRVKAAKEAFGSGAGASVQTIDVATDNTPTGAQDKVAATITANPGVKHWVVWGCNDENVQGGVTALQNAGVGPDSIIGVGLGAYLACKDWGPGTPSGMKASLFINGSDIGALAVQTMYDNLTNAKPMPAEAFAPTTMVDASTWQSAGVKCS; this is translated from the coding sequence ATGATCACTGCGCGCACCCGTGGTGCGGCCGCCGTCCTGGGCGCGGCTGTCGTCCTTGGTCTGACGGCCTGTTCGACAGGTCAGACCTCGTCGAGCGGCGCCGGGCCGGCCCCGGTCGCTCCGGTCACCGGGAAGGTCTCCCTCACCTACCTGCAGAAGCAGGGCGACCAGCAGTACTTCATCGACGAGGCCAACGGTGCCAAGGCCAAGGCCGCCGAACTCGGCATCGACCTGAAGGTGGTCAACCTGGGCAACGACGCGAACAAGACGGTCAGCGAGGTCCAGTCCGCGATCGCGCAGAAGACCAACGGCCTGATCGTCGTGGTTCCCGACCCCGCGGTGGGTCCGCAGGTGGTGCAGACCGCGCGGGACGCCAAGGTGGCCCTGCTCACCTCCGACGACCAGGTCTGCACCAACAGCCCCACCCCGGCCAACTGCGACAAGGCCAACCTCGTCCCGCGGATCGGCTTCTCCGGCCGGCAGATGGGCGCCGAGGTCGGCAAGCGCGCCGCCGAGGACTTCAAGAAGGCCGGCTGGAACGCCGCCGACACCCGCGTCATCTCCGCCTCGAAGCAGGACGTCACCGTCTGCGGCGACCGCGTGAAGGCAGCCAAGGAAGCCTTCGGCAGCGGCGCCGGCGCGAGCGTGCAGACCATCGACGTGGCCACCGACAACACCCCGACCGGTGCGCAGGACAAGGTCGCGGCGACCATCACCGCCAACCCGGGCGTCAAGCACTGGGTGGTCTGGGGCTGCAACGACGAGAACGTGCAGGGCGGCGTGACGGCCCTGCAGAACGCGGGCGTCGGCCCCGACAGCATCATCGGCGTCGGCCTGGGCGCCTACCTCGCCTGCAAGGACTGGGGCCCGGGAACGCCGTCGGGCATGAAGGCCTCGCTGTTCATCAACGGCAGCGACATCGGCGCCCTCGCCGTGCAGACCATGTACGACAACCTCACGAACGCCAAGCCGATGCCGGCCGAGGCGTTCGCCCCGACCACGATGGTCGACGCCTCCACCTGGCAGTCCGCCGGCGTGAAGTGCAGCTGA
- a CDS encoding GH1 family beta-glucosidase → MPDRFDLPAGFRWGAATAAYQIEGAVDEDGRGPSVWDTFCARPGTIRDGHTGAVACDHYHRYPEDIALMRGLGLGGYRFSVSWSRVLPTGSGPVNTAGLAFYDRLVDALLEAGITPLPTLFHWDLPQALEDHGGWLNRDTAYRFAEYAAIAADRLGDRVPAWITLNEPFVHTVFGYALGTHAPGRTLMFEALPAAHHQLLAHGLAASVLHERGLEAMLSNNLTPVEPASDSAADAAAAEAYDALHNRLFTDPVLLGRYPDLSVLGVPEDIYGAVLPGDLDLVHTPGLDGLGVNFYNPTRVAAPTDPGLPFDLVDIPDVPHTAFGWPVVPDALRRLLLGLRDTYGKALPPVTITENGCSVTEETVPDQPRIDYLATHLDALARASAEGVDIRGYYTWSLLDNFEWAEGYHQRFGLVHVDFETQKRTPRASYAWYRDLIAAHRAGKAM, encoded by the coding sequence ATGCCGGATCGCTTCGACCTGCCGGCGGGGTTCCGCTGGGGTGCTGCCACTGCCGCGTACCAGATCGAGGGGGCGGTGGACGAAGACGGCCGCGGCCCGTCCGTCTGGGACACCTTCTGCGCCCGGCCCGGGACCATCCGCGACGGGCACACGGGGGCGGTGGCCTGCGACCACTACCACCGGTACCCCGAGGACATCGCCCTGATGAGGGGCCTCGGGTTGGGCGGCTACCGCTTCTCCGTCTCCTGGTCCCGTGTCCTGCCCACCGGCAGCGGGCCGGTGAACACCGCCGGACTCGCCTTCTACGACCGACTCGTGGACGCACTGCTGGAAGCGGGCATCACCCCGCTGCCCACCCTCTTCCACTGGGACCTCCCGCAGGCCCTGGAGGACCACGGCGGCTGGCTGAACCGCGACACCGCGTACCGCTTTGCCGAGTACGCCGCGATCGCCGCCGACCGGCTCGGCGACCGCGTTCCCGCCTGGATCACCCTCAACGAGCCCTTCGTCCACACCGTGTTCGGCTACGCCCTCGGCACCCACGCCCCCGGCCGCACCCTGATGTTCGAGGCCCTCCCGGCCGCCCACCACCAGCTCCTCGCCCACGGCCTGGCCGCCTCGGTCCTGCACGAACGCGGCTTGGAGGCGATGCTCTCCAACAACCTCACCCCGGTCGAGCCGGCCTCCGACTCCGCCGCCGATGCGGCCGCCGCCGAGGCCTACGACGCCCTGCACAACCGGCTGTTCACCGACCCCGTCCTGCTCGGCCGCTACCCCGACCTCTCCGTCCTCGGCGTCCCCGAGGACATCTACGGCGCCGTCCTCCCCGGCGACCTCGACCTCGTCCACACCCCCGGCCTCGACGGCCTCGGCGTCAACTTCTACAACCCGACCCGCGTCGCGGCCCCCACCGACCCGGGCCTGCCCTTCGACCTGGTCGACATCCCCGACGTCCCCCACACCGCCTTCGGCTGGCCCGTCGTCCCCGACGCCCTCCGCCGACTCCTCCTCGGCCTCCGCGACACCTACGGCAAAGCCCTCCCACCCGTCACCATCACCGAGAACGGCTGCTCCGTCACCGAGGAGACCGTCCCCGACCAGCCCCGCATCGACTACCTCGCCACCCACCTCGACGCCCTCGCCCGCGCCTCCGCCGAAGGCGTCGACATCCGCGGCTACTACACCTGGTCCCTCCTCGACAACTTCGAATGGGCCGAGGGCTACCACCAGCGCTTCGGCCTGGTCCACGTCG
- a CDS encoding sugar ABC transporter ATP-binding protein produces MNIPSTATAGPGLAAESITKRFGPVQALRDVTLHFPPGQVTALMGENGAGKSTLLRILTGDHQPTAGRIRLDGQVLDLDSPTDARRAGIRIIPQEPEIIPHVSVAENVYAGSLPRRPGRRLDRAELRRRITADLERLGFDKVLDPDLLGSELTAAQRQLVEIMRALTGDTAPRAIAFDEPTSSLSDHEVDALFALIGRLRDAGIAVIYVSHRMKEIFRLADRIAVLRDGTVAGTVDARATSEGELVRLMVGRDLSSLFARRHVAGDRVVLEVDGLSTDDVHDISLQVRAGEVVALAGLIGAGRSELALALAGDTPLRSGTVRIHGDRIRLRGPADAIRAGIGLAPEERKAQALFLQRAIRDNTSLVSLGRLRRWRFVNRNQEKALAQEYSDRLRVRAPSIEAEVRTLSGGNQQKVVLARWLARKPALLILDEPTRGVDIGAKAEIYQIIADLAREGTAILVISSELPEVLGLADRILVMQNGRITGRLDHTEATEEAILALAMADDLTPDLPHETATAPRTGTDPAPGGTR; encoded by the coding sequence ATGAACATCCCCAGCACCGCAACGGCCGGGCCCGGGCTGGCGGCCGAATCGATCACCAAGCGGTTCGGCCCCGTCCAGGCTCTGCGAGACGTCACCCTGCACTTCCCACCCGGCCAGGTGACCGCCCTCATGGGCGAGAACGGCGCCGGGAAGTCCACCCTTCTGCGCATCCTCACCGGTGACCACCAGCCCACCGCGGGCCGGATCAGGCTGGACGGTCAGGTCCTCGACCTCGACTCGCCGACCGACGCGCGGCGCGCCGGCATCCGGATCATCCCGCAGGAACCGGAGATCATCCCGCACGTCTCCGTCGCCGAGAACGTCTACGCCGGCTCCCTGCCGCGACGCCCGGGCCGACGGCTCGACCGGGCCGAACTGCGCCGCCGGATCACCGCCGACCTCGAACGCCTCGGCTTCGACAAGGTCCTCGATCCCGACCTGCTCGGCTCCGAACTCACGGCAGCACAAAGGCAGTTGGTCGAGATCATGCGGGCCCTGACCGGCGACACCGCGCCACGGGCCATCGCCTTCGACGAGCCCACCTCCTCGCTCTCCGACCACGAGGTCGACGCCCTGTTCGCCCTCATCGGCCGACTGCGCGACGCGGGCATCGCCGTCATCTACGTCTCCCACCGCATGAAGGAGATCTTCCGGCTCGCCGACCGGATCGCCGTCCTGCGCGACGGCACCGTCGCAGGCACCGTCGACGCCAGGGCCACCAGCGAGGGCGAACTCGTGCGCCTCATGGTCGGCCGTGACCTGTCCAGCCTCTTCGCGCGCCGGCACGTGGCCGGTGACCGCGTGGTGCTGGAGGTCGACGGCCTCAGCACCGACGACGTGCACGACATCAGTCTCCAGGTCCGAGCCGGCGAGGTGGTCGCCCTGGCCGGCCTCATCGGCGCCGGCCGCTCCGAACTCGCCCTCGCCCTGGCCGGCGACACCCCCCTACGATCCGGAACCGTCCGGATCCACGGCGACCGCATCCGCCTGCGCGGCCCGGCCGACGCGATCCGCGCCGGGATCGGCCTCGCTCCGGAGGAGCGCAAGGCCCAGGCCCTGTTCCTCCAGCGCGCCATCCGCGACAACACCTCGCTCGTCAGCCTCGGCAGGCTGCGCCGTTGGCGGTTCGTCAACCGGAATCAGGAGAAGGCGCTCGCCCAGGAGTATTCGGACCGCTTGCGGGTGCGTGCCCCCTCCATCGAGGCGGAGGTCCGCACCCTGTCCGGTGGCAACCAGCAGAAGGTCGTCCTGGCCCGCTGGCTCGCCCGCAAACCCGCCCTGCTGATCCTCGACGAACCCACCCGCGGCGTGGACATCGGCGCCAAGGCCGAGATCTACCAGATCATCGCCGACCTCGCCCGCGAGGGCACCGCGATCCTGGTGATCTCCTCCGAACTCCCCGAGGTCCTCGGCCTGGCCGACCGCATCCTCGTCATGCAGAACGGCCGCATCACCGGCCGGCTCGACCACACCGAGGCCACCGAAGAGGCCATCCTCGCCCTCGCCATGGCCGACGACCTCACCCCCGACCTTCCGCACGAGACCGCCACGGCACCTCGCACCGGAACCGACCCGGCCCCCGGAGGCACCCGATGA